From a region of the Ovis aries strain OAR_USU_Benz2616 breed Rambouillet chromosome 2, ARS-UI_Ramb_v3.0, whole genome shotgun sequence genome:
- the COPS7B gene encoding COP9 signalosome complex subunit 7b isoform X3 — translation MTNKESLPELSTAQQNKLKHLTIVSLASRMKCIPYSVLLRDLEMRNLRELEDLIIEAVYTDIIQGKLDQRNQLLEVDFCIGRDIRKKDINNIVKTLHEWCDGCEAVLLGIEQQVLRANQYKENHSRTQQQVEAEVTNIKKTLKATASSSAQEMEQQLAERECPPHAEQRQPTKKMSKVKGLVSSRH, via the exons ATGA CCAACAAGGAGAGCCTGCCAGAACTGAGCACAGCTCAGCAGAACAAGCTGAAGCACCTCACCATCGTGAGCTTGGCGTCGAGGATGAAG TGTATCCCTTACTCCGTGCTGCTGAGGGACCTGGAGATGCGGAACCTCCGGGAACTGGAGGACCTCATCATCGAGGCGGTCTACACTGACATCATCCAGGGCAAGCTGGACCAGCGAAACCAGCTGCTGGAAGTGGATTTCTGCATTGGCCGTGACATCCGAAAGAAAGATATCAATAATATTGTCAAGACCTTACATGAAtg GTGTGATGGCTGCGAGGCAGTCCTGCTGGGCATCGAGCAGCAAGTTCTGAGAGCCAACCAGTACAAGGAGAACCACAGCCGAACTCAGCAGCAGGTAGAGGCCGAG gTTACCAACATTAAGAAGACCCTCAAAGCTACCGCGTCCTCCTCGGCTCAGGAGATGGAACAGCAGTTGGCCGAACGAGAATGTCCCCCTCACGCCGAGCAGAGGCAGCCCACTAAGAAGATGTCCAAAGTGAAAGGTCTGGTCTCCAGCCGCCACTAG
- the COPS7B gene encoding COP9 signalosome complex subunit 7b isoform X4: protein MKCIPYSVLLRDLEMRNLRELEDLIIEAVYTDIIQGKLDQRNQLLEVDFCIGRDIRKKDINNIVKTLHEWCDGCEAVLLGIEQQVLRANQYKENHSRTQQQVEAEVTNIKKTLKATASSSAQEMEQQLAERECPPHAEQRQPTKKMSKVKGLVSSRH from the exons ATGAAG TGTATCCCTTACTCCGTGCTGCTGAGGGACCTGGAGATGCGGAACCTCCGGGAACTGGAGGACCTCATCATCGAGGCGGTCTACACTGACATCATCCAGGGCAAGCTGGACCAGCGAAACCAGCTGCTGGAAGTGGATTTCTGCATTGGCCGTGACATCCGAAAGAAAGATATCAATAATATTGTCAAGACCTTACATGAAtg GTGTGATGGCTGCGAGGCAGTCCTGCTGGGCATCGAGCAGCAAGTTCTGAGAGCCAACCAGTACAAGGAGAACCACAGCCGAACTCAGCAGCAGGTAGAGGCCGAG gTTACCAACATTAAGAAGACCCTCAAAGCTACCGCGTCCTCCTCGGCTCAGGAGATGGAACAGCAGTTGGCCGAACGAGAATGTCCCCCTCACGCCGAGCAGAGGCAGCCCACTAAGAAGATGTCCAAAGTGAAAGGTCTGGTCTCCAGCCGCCACTAG